From a single Nostoc edaphicum CCNP1411 genomic region:
- a CDS encoding DUF2127 domain-containing protein: MKKRPLGLVAIVLYKSFAALLLMVTSIALLLTLKNYQTLEAFSENYVLEGKSMIINWLLKKVINLNPRTLAFSSIGTGIYAIVTTIEAIGLWYEKRWAHVLVLGLVGISIPPEIYELIQGISPIKMFIFVLNLAVFGYLFRNFPKHQTTARSH, translated from the coding sequence TTGAAAAAGCGTCCATTGGGATTAGTAGCAATTGTTCTCTACAAATCATTTGCCGCTTTGCTGCTTATGGTTACTTCGATCGCTTTATTATTGACATTAAAAAATTATCAAACTCTAGAGGCTTTTTCAGAGAATTATGTTTTAGAAGGTAAATCGATGATTATTAATTGGCTTTTAAAGAAAGTTATTAACTTAAATCCTCGAACCTTGGCATTTAGCAGTATTGGAACAGGAATATATGCTATTGTTACTACTATTGAAGCCATTGGTTTATGGTACGAAAAACGTTGGGCACATGTCTTGGTATTGGGACTTGTCGGTATCAGTATTCCACCAGAGATTTATGAATTAATTCAGGGTATCTCTCCTATAAAAATGTTTATTTTTGTGTTGAACTTAGCAGTGTTTGGCTATTTATTCCGAAATTTTCCTAAACATCAAACCACTGCGCGGAGTCATTAG
- a CDS encoding PAS domain S-box protein, translating into MLFPENERQRIEVLNQYQILDTPPEEVFNELAQLAANFCETPIALISLVDAEREWFKSKIGVTISEVPRSISFGNYTILQSQILIIPDTLQDERFVTNPLVISNNYFRFYAGVPLINSSGFALGSLCVIDFSPRNLSVKEQVALQQLARQVIRYLELHRQKLIDDSQRSFNLLFSKNPNPMWVYDQNNLQFLDVNEAAVIHYGYSREEFLQMRITDICTPENMHIFLEYLAKKHSNLHFTGQWRHRRKDGQVIDVEIVTHLIDYACHQAHLVNIRDITEHKQIEITLQESEARFQVVSEAIPVPFIISRASDGLILYANPELLQTFRFSPEYLINRKNLLDLYHNLADLEVLLKLLNQHGFIHNYELQLKRADGTYFWAITSLQYFKFNNESSILTVFYDINDRKNAETKLQEQNEFLRIIFESIPLMIALIAPNGKLQWVNQEWENILGWKLQDCQTYDVLEALYPNPEYRQYVINFVQSAQRNWGDFRTQVRDGRLLDTSWTNIKLSNGQIIGIGQDITERKQTELALKAQAEREQLMRTVAQRIRQSLNLQDILNATVQEVRDLLGVDRVVVYQFDSEMIGTIVAESVEPGWTVSLGVEIHDTCFQIGAGVEYYQGRKRAIANIYEAGLTDCHVRLLEQFEVKANLVVPILLEVGSQSPGSHLWGLLVAHQCSGFRHWEENQLDLLDQLTVQLAIAIQQSSIFEQAQTELVQKQKAQVKLKNALAEKEVLLKEVHHRVKNNLQIVSSLLQLQTQTLKDPEVIKVLRESQNRIESISLIHKNLYTSANIGQIDVADYIHNLATSLLISYQIWPGKIALEIDIEPLNLNVDQAIACGLVINELISNALKHAFPNQQAGTISIALRNIGNSIEMTIRDNGIGLPDNLDWTNTDSLGLSLVYDLVIEQLEGSITLERNHGTGFKIQFTQLTLHQ; encoded by the coding sequence ATGCTATTTCCTGAAAATGAAAGACAACGTATAGAAGTACTTAATCAATATCAAATTTTAGATACGCCACCGGAAGAAGTTTTTAATGAACTAGCTCAACTAGCTGCTAACTTTTGTGAAACACCAATCGCCCTGATTAGTCTAGTTGATGCAGAACGAGAGTGGTTCAAGTCAAAAATTGGAGTAACTATATCGGAGGTTCCTCGGAGCATTTCTTTTGGTAATTATACTATCTTGCAAAGTCAAATATTAATCATCCCGGACACTTTGCAAGACGAACGGTTTGTTACAAATCCCCTTGTAATATCAAATAATTATTTTCGTTTCTATGCAGGAGTTCCCCTAATTAACTCAAGTGGTTTTGCATTAGGTAGTCTTTGTGTAATTGATTTTTCACCACGAAACTTGAGTGTTAAAGAGCAAGTAGCCTTACAACAGTTGGCTCGACAGGTAATCAGGTATTTAGAATTACATCGACAAAAACTTATTGATGATAGCCAAAGGAGTTTTAATCTCCTTTTTTCTAAAAATCCCAATCCAATGTGGGTATATGACCAGAATAATCTGCAATTTTTAGATGTAAATGAAGCTGCTGTTATTCACTACGGATACTCACGAGAAGAGTTCTTGCAAATGCGAATAACTGACATTTGCACTCCAGAAAATATGCATATTTTTCTGGAATATTTAGCAAAAAAACACTCTAACTTACACTTTACTGGACAATGGCGACATCGGCGAAAAGATGGACAGGTTATTGATGTTGAAATTGTCACACATTTAATAGACTATGCTTGTCACCAAGCTCATTTGGTTAATATCCGAGACATCACAGAACATAAACAAATAGAAATAACTCTTCAGGAAAGTGAAGCGAGATTTCAAGTTGTTTCTGAAGCTATTCCTGTTCCATTCATTATTTCCCGTGCATCTGATGGGTTGATTTTATACGCTAATCCAGAGTTGCTTCAAACATTTCGGTTCTCTCCAGAGTATTTAATAAATCGCAAAAATTTATTAGATTTATATCATAATTTGGCAGATTTAGAAGTGCTATTAAAACTTCTCAATCAACATGGTTTTATTCATAATTATGAACTTCAATTAAAAAGAGCAGATGGAACTTATTTTTGGGCGATAACTTCACTACAATATTTCAAATTCAACAATGAATCATCGATTTTAACAGTATTCTATGATATTAATGACCGAAAAAATGCTGAAACAAAACTCCAAGAGCAAAATGAGTTTTTGCGGATAATTTTTGAGAGTATACCGTTGATGATTGCCCTCATTGCTCCCAATGGTAAACTTCAATGGGTGAACCAAGAATGGGAAAATATTCTCGGTTGGAAACTTCAAGATTGCCAAACTTATGATGTATTGGAAGCGTTATACCCTAATCCTGAATATCGACAGTATGTAATAAATTTTGTTCAGTCCGCACAACGCAATTGGGGTGACTTTAGAACTCAAGTGCGCGATGGTCGTTTATTGGATACGTCTTGGACTAATATTAAACTTTCAAATGGTCAAATTATTGGTATTGGGCAAGATATCACAGAACGTAAGCAAACTGAATTAGCCCTAAAAGCCCAAGCCGAGCGGGAGCAATTGATGCGGACTGTTGCTCAACGGATTCGTCAATCTTTGAATCTCCAAGATATTTTGAATGCAACAGTTCAAGAAGTGCGAGATTTACTTGGGGTTGATCGAGTAGTAGTTTATCAGTTTGACTCAGAGATGATCGGCACAATTGTGGCAGAATCGGTGGAACCTGGATGGACAGTTTCTTTGGGTGTAGAGATTCATGATACGTGTTTTCAAATAGGTGCAGGAGTGGAGTATTATCAGGGACGCAAACGAGCGATCGCTAATATTTACGAAGCTGGACTCACTGATTGCCATGTTCGCCTGTTAGAACAGTTTGAAGTCAAAGCAAATTTAGTTGTACCCATATTGCTAGAAGTAGGCTCTCAAAGCCCCGGCTCTCACCTTTGGGGTTTACTGGTTGCTCACCAATGCTCCGGTTTCCGCCATTGGGAAGAAAATCAATTAGATTTGCTCGATCAACTTACAGTCCAATTAGCGATCGCAATTCAACAATCCAGCATCTTTGAGCAAGCTCAAACTGAACTTGTTCAAAAGCAAAAAGCTCAAGTGAAATTAAAAAATGCCTTGGCTGAAAAAGAAGTTCTCTTAAAGGAAGTTCATCATCGAGTTAAAAATAATTTGCAAATTGTCTCCAGCTTATTACAACTTCAGACCCAAACACTCAAAGATCCGGAAGTAATCAAAGTCCTTCGAGAAAGTCAGAACCGAATTGAATCAATATCTCTAATTCATAAGAATTTGTATACTTCCGCTAATATTGGGCAAATTGATGTTGCTGACTATATCCATAATTTAGCAACAAGCTTGCTAATTTCCTATCAAATATGGCCGGGTAAAATTGCACTAGAAATTGATATAGAACCATTAAATTTAAATGTTGACCAGGCTATTGCCTGTGGATTGGTTATTAACGAATTAATTTCCAATGCCCTCAAGCATGCTTTTCCCAACCAACAAGCAGGCACAATCAGCATTGCTCTACGCAATATCGGTAATAGTATCGAGATGACTATCCGAGATAATGGGATTGGTTTACCAGATAATTTAGATTGGACAAATACTGATTCTTTGGGTCTGTCGTTAGTATATGACTTGGTTATAGAACAACTAGAAGGCAGCATTACTCTAGAACGAAATCATGGAACAGGATTCAAAATCCAATTCACGCAGTTAACTTTGCATCAATAA
- a CDS encoding rhodanese-related sulfurtransferase: MKPENIQVVAALYKFVKLPDFAEKRAPLLSYCQAQDVKGTILLAQEGINGTIAGSRQSIDSVLWFLRSDPRLADLESKESYAETPPFERMKVRLKPEIVTLGLPEIDPNEQVGTYVSPQEWNDLISDPEVTVIDTRNDYEVNIGTFQGAENPQTGSFREFPDYVRHHLDPAKHTKVALFCTGGIRCEKASSFMLAQGFAEVYHLKGGILKYLEEVPAQESLWQGECFVFDERVAVSHGLEEGSCERCFCCGRPISEEDKVSPKYEQGISCPYCFDSLTEEKRARQQEKWRHYQREQGIGNRE; encoded by the coding sequence ATGAAGCCAGAAAATATCCAAGTGGTTGCAGCACTGTATAAATTTGTCAAGCTGCCAGATTTTGCCGAGAAACGAGCTCCTCTGCTGTCTTACTGCCAAGCTCAAGATGTCAAGGGGACTATTTTGCTAGCACAAGAGGGCATTAACGGTACAATTGCAGGTTCGCGTCAGTCCATTGACTCAGTTCTCTGGTTTTTGCGTTCTGACCCCCGTTTAGCAGACCTAGAATCTAAAGAGTCCTATGCCGAAACTCCGCCCTTTGAGCGGATGAAGGTGCGGTTGAAGCCAGAAATTGTCACTTTAGGGTTGCCGGAAATTGACCCAAATGAGCAAGTTGGTACTTATGTCAGCCCCCAGGAATGGAATGATCTAATTTCTGATCCAGAAGTAACCGTGATTGATACCCGCAATGATTATGAGGTGAATATCGGTACTTTCCAAGGCGCAGAAAATCCCCAAACTGGCTCATTCCGAGAATTCCCCGATTATGTGCGTCACCATCTCGACCCAGCTAAACACACAAAGGTTGCTCTGTTTTGTACAGGCGGCATTCGCTGTGAAAAAGCCTCATCCTTCATGCTTGCCCAAGGTTTTGCAGAAGTCTATCATCTCAAAGGCGGCATTCTCAAGTATTTGGAGGAAGTTCCAGCACAAGAAAGTTTATGGCAAGGCGAATGTTTTGTCTTTGATGAGCGGGTAGCTGTTAGTCATGGATTGGAAGAAGGGAGTTGTGAGCGGTGCTTCTGTTGTGGGCGTCCGATTTCTGAGGAAGATAAGGTGTCTCCAAAGTATGAGCAAGGTATCTCTTGTCCCTATTGTTTTGATAGCCTCACCGAAGAGAAAAGAGCGCGTCAACAAGAAAAATGGCGTCATTACCAAAGGGAACAGGGAATAGGGAATAGGGAATAG
- a CDS encoding hybrid sensor histidine kinase/response regulator gives MGQAKILVVEDEVIVARTIASQLTQLGYIVTGTASSGKVAIAKASATQPELVLMDIILKGEMDGIATASQIREQLDVPIIYLTAYGDDHTLERAKLTQPFGYIVKPFTTKDLRIAIEIGLLKHQLERELRENRDQLATLLNSMSDAVIATNEQGAVTFMNPAAEALTGWQQKDALGNEATKIFHIVDEVTETTLENPVTKVLREQQVVYLGEFTSLITKNGKRIPIGDSASPLKRGSDQINGVVVVFWDLSERRQTKLLEQALEKEQELNRLKSLFISTVSHEFRNPLTVIQTAVELIEMQGANLTDAKRGVYLKRIQGAVQSMEKLMEEVLFMGRAEAEKLIYNPAGLNLENFCRELVEDFSIVESRVCEIVFTCHSENTSAVMDEGLLHYMLINLLSNAVKYSPRGGNIQLDLICDPIEKVAIFYIQDQGMGIPEPDQTRLFESFYRASNVQSIQGTGLGLVIVKRCVDAHRGKISVTSQVGVGTKFTVILPLNSESSLIEAIKEGTESNRKEDLDPT, from the coding sequence ATGGGTCAAGCTAAGATTTTAGTCGTTGAAGATGAAGTGATTGTGGCTAGAACTATTGCTAGCCAACTCACTCAATTAGGATACATTGTTACGGGTACAGCTTCATCTGGAAAAGTTGCCATTGCCAAAGCATCGGCAACTCAACCAGAACTAGTATTAATGGATATTATTCTTAAAGGTGAGATGGATGGTATTGCTACCGCTAGTCAGATTCGTGAACAGTTAGATGTACCCATAATTTATTTAACTGCTTATGGTGACGACCATACTTTAGAAAGAGCCAAACTTACCCAACCATTCGGATACATTGTTAAACCATTTACTACAAAAGATTTAAGAATAGCGATCGAGATCGGTCTTTTAAAACACCAATTAGAACGAGAACTGCGAGAAAATCGAGATCAGTTAGCAACCCTTTTAAATTCGATGAGTGATGCTGTCATCGCTACCAATGAGCAGGGAGCAGTGACATTCATGAATCCCGCAGCTGAAGCGCTGACTGGCTGGCAGCAAAAAGATGCTTTAGGAAATGAGGCCACGAAAATTTTTCATATTGTCGATGAAGTTACAGAGACTACATTAGAAAACCCTGTGACAAAAGTGCTACGGGAGCAACAGGTTGTTTATTTAGGGGAATTCACATCCCTGATTACAAAAAACGGAAAAAGAATTCCAATTGGTGATAGTGCTTCACCACTGAAGCGAGGATCTGACCAGATAAATGGTGTAGTAGTTGTTTTCTGGGATCTTAGCGAACGACGCCAAACAAAATTGCTAGAGCAAGCATTGGAGAAGGAGCAAGAACTTAACCGTCTCAAGTCACTATTTATCTCTACAGTATCTCATGAGTTTCGTAATCCCCTAACTGTTATTCAAACAGCAGTAGAACTCATTGAAATGCAAGGAGCAAATTTGACAGATGCAAAAAGAGGCGTTTATTTAAAGCGAATTCAAGGTGCTGTGCAATCTATGGAAAAACTCATGGAAGAAGTGCTGTTTATGGGCCGAGCGGAAGCAGAAAAACTCATATACAACCCCGCCGGACTTAACTTAGAGAATTTTTGTCGAGAGTTAGTCGAAGATTTTTCTATTGTTGAAAGTAGGGTATGTGAAATTGTTTTTACCTGTCATAGCGAGAACACGTCTGCTGTAATGGATGAAGGACTCTTACATTACATGTTGATAAATCTACTCTCAAACGCGGTTAAATATTCTCCCAGAGGAGGCAACATTCAGCTTGATTTAATATGCGACCCGATTGAGAAAGTAGCAATTTTTTATATTCAAGATCAAGGTATGGGCATTCCCGAACCAGACCAAACTCGACTTTTTGAATCATTCTACCGAGCCTCAAATGTCCAATCAATTCAGGGTACTGGATTGGGGTTAGTAATCGTTAAAAGGTGCGTTGATGCTCATAGGGGTAAAATCAGTGTCACAAGTCAAGTTGGAGTTGGTACTAAATTTACAGTAATTTTGCCCTTAAATTCCGAATCATCCTTGATTGAAGCTATTAAAGAGGGAACGGAGAGTAATAGAAAAGAGGATTTAGACCCCACCTAA
- a CDS encoding SagB/ThcOx family dehydrogenase, producing the protein MPELHQSIAQHYHERTKYNPETLASKNQRLDWTKQPVPFKEYKIGSTFDLKPYIQEKAEAYANNPDAQWWQRLSRLLFRSYGLTAKMPSMGSAVYLRAAPSAGGLYPAEVYVVSRGTSLLPPGLYNYQCRTHSLMHYWESDVWQTLQAACFWHPSLENTQLAIIVTAVFYRSAWRYEDRAYRRIFLDTGHLLGNIELAAAITDYRPHLIGGFVDESVNNLLYVDPQQEGAIAVLPLADLLDVNQNLPLGCTALPSATETSYPQIPDGELLTYFHQHTQIQSGITGNLNLPTIKQEKSLEDKYNFPFCLKIPTITAPIDWGQKLSELEITMYKRRSTRAYNGDDLSFDELKSLLDFTYQPQNYIDQSLDISPDYFDLNLIETFIAVCGVKGLEAGCYYYAPKAQELRQIRFKNFRRELHFLCLGQELGRDAAAVLFHTADLKAAIAQYGDRVYRYLHMDAGHLGQRLNLAAMHLNVGVSGIGGFFDDQVNEVLGIPTDEAVLYITTLGRPR; encoded by the coding sequence ATGCCAGAATTACACCAATCAATTGCCCAGCATTATCACGAACGGACTAAATACAATCCTGAGACTCTCGCCTCTAAAAATCAGCGGTTGGACTGGACTAAACAGCCAGTGCCCTTTAAAGAGTACAAAATTGGCTCTACTTTTGATCTCAAACCCTATATCCAAGAAAAAGCAGAGGCTTATGCTAATAATCCAGATGCTCAATGGTGGCAAAGACTCTCAAGGCTGTTGTTTCGCAGCTATGGATTGACGGCGAAAATGCCTTCTATGGGGAGTGCTGTGTATTTACGCGCTGCTCCCAGTGCAGGCGGGTTATACCCTGCCGAAGTGTATGTGGTTTCCCGTGGTACGTCGTTATTGCCGCCTGGTCTATATAACTACCAGTGTCGGACTCATTCTCTTATGCATTATTGGGAAAGTGATGTTTGGCAAACTCTCCAAGCAGCTTGTTTCTGGCATCCTTCTCTAGAAAATACCCAACTGGCAATTATTGTCACTGCGGTATTCTATCGTTCTGCGTGGCGTTATGAAGATCGGGCTTATCGGCGGATTTTCCTAGATACGGGACACTTGTTGGGTAATATCGAGTTAGCTGCTGCAATTACTGATTATCGTCCCCATTTAATCGGCGGCTTTGTGGATGAATCAGTTAATAATCTGCTTTATGTTGATCCGCAACAAGAAGGTGCGATCGCTGTCTTACCTCTGGCAGACTTGTTAGATGTTAATCAAAATTTGCCATTGGGATGTACTGCTTTACCTTCCGCTACCGAAACTAGTTATCCTCAAATCCCCGATGGTGAATTGCTGACATACTTCCATCAACACACCCAGATCCAATCAGGTATTACTGGTAATCTCAATCTACCAACTATCAAACAAGAAAAATCTTTGGAGGATAAATATAACTTTCCTTTCTGTTTGAAAATTCCCACCATCACCGCACCTATAGACTGGGGACAAAAGCTGTCAGAACTGGAAATCACTATGTACAAGCGACGCTCTACCCGTGCCTACAATGGCGATGATTTAAGCTTCGATGAATTGAAAAGTTTACTTGATTTCACTTACCAACCACAAAATTACATCGACCAAAGTTTAGATATTTCTCCAGACTATTTTGATCTGAATTTAATAGAAACATTCATTGCCGTTTGCGGAGTTAAAGGATTGGAGGCGGGTTGTTACTATTACGCACCCAAAGCCCAAGAATTACGCCAAATTCGGTTTAAAAACTTTCGGCGAGAGTTACATTTTCTCTGTTTGGGACAAGAATTGGGGCGGGATGCCGCAGCGGTATTGTTTCATACAGCCGATCTAAAAGCTGCGATCGCACAATATGGCGATCGCGTTTACCGTTACTTACACATGGATGCTGGTCATTTGGGACAGCGTTTAAATTTAGCCGCAATGCACCTGAATGTCGGCGTCAGTGGTATCGGTGGATTCTTTGATGACCAAGTAAATGAAGTCTTGGGTATACCTACTGATGAAGCTGTTTTATATATCACTACATTAGGACGCCCAAGATAA
- a CDS encoding lysophospholipid acyltransferase family protein has protein sequence MPRSIHSTQPPLKFIPQRLNPLVLQIVRWLLPIALRFRTRPWLPAGIVKIEATNVEVLAELYQQFQAGKIRFLLAFRHPEVEDPLCMLYLLSRIVPQVARQEGITLQSLVHSYFLYDRGMTVWAGKWLGWLFSRLGGVPVHRGRRLDRQAIQTARELFANGELPIAVAPEGGTNGHSGIVSPLEPGVAQMGFWCAEDLQKANRTETVIILPIAIQYRYAEPPWSKLDWLLSKLEADSGLPVKEIDSGNREEIYYQRLCRLAEYLITEMEEFYRRFYHQDIPKTISIDESATPNQVLIARLHRLLDKALQVTEEYFGVQAQGNFIDRCRRLEEAGWNYIYREDLPDIKALAPFKRGLADWIAEEADLRMRHMRIVESFVAVTATYIQEQPTTERFAETALLIFDMLSRIQDTTLPGRPRLGLRQAQITVGEPILVTERFRNCQGDRLASRQAVSDLTKDLQVALEKMIS, from the coding sequence TTGCCTAGATCGATTCACTCTACTCAACCACCACTGAAATTTATTCCCCAACGATTGAACCCACTGGTACTCCAGATTGTTCGGTGGTTATTGCCGATCGCACTACGGTTTCGCACTCGCCCTTGGCTACCAGCTGGAATTGTCAAGATTGAAGCCACGAATGTTGAGGTATTAGCTGAACTTTATCAACAATTCCAGGCTGGAAAAATTCGTTTTTTGTTGGCATTTCGCCACCCAGAGGTGGAAGATCCCCTCTGTATGCTGTATTTGCTTTCTCGCATTGTGCCACAAGTCGCTCGTCAGGAAGGTATTACACTACAATCCCTGGTTCACAGCTATTTTCTTTATGACCGAGGTATGACGGTTTGGGCTGGAAAATGGCTAGGTTGGTTGTTCTCTCGACTGGGAGGTGTGCCGGTTCATCGCGGTAGGCGACTAGATAGGCAAGCTATTCAAACTGCACGAGAGTTGTTTGCTAATGGCGAATTACCGATCGCAGTGGCACCCGAAGGCGGTACTAATGGTCATAGTGGTATTGTTAGTCCACTGGAACCAGGTGTTGCTCAAATGGGGTTCTGGTGTGCAGAAGACTTGCAAAAAGCTAACCGGACTGAGACTGTGATCATTTTGCCGATCGCTATCCAATATCGTTACGCCGAGCCACCTTGGTCTAAACTAGATTGGCTGTTGAGTAAGTTGGAAGCTGATAGTGGCTTACCAGTAAAGGAAATTGATTCGGGTAATCGCGAAGAGATTTACTATCAACGCCTCTGTAGGTTAGCTGAATATCTGATTACCGAGATGGAAGAATTTTATCGTCGCTTCTATCATCAAGACATCCCAAAAACCATCTCAATTGATGAATCTGCTACTCCTAATCAGGTATTAATTGCCCGACTGCATCGCTTACTAGATAAGGCATTACAAGTTACCGAGGAATATTTTGGAGTTCAGGCGCAGGGTAATTTTATTGACCGCTGTCGCCGCTTGGAAGAAGCTGGCTGGAATTACATTTATCGGGAAGATTTGCCAGATATCAAGGCTTTAGCACCCTTTAAACGCGGTTTAGCAGACTGGATTGCAGAGGAAGCAGACTTGCGAATGCGGCACATGCGGATAGTGGAAAGTTTTGTTGCAGTCACAGCTACCTATATTCAGGAACAACCGACGACGGAACGGTTTGCGGAAACAGCTTTGCTTATTTTCGATATGCTTTCCCGAATTCAAGATACAACGCTTCCGGGGCGACCTCGGTTAGGTTTGCGACAGGCACAAATCACTGTGGGGGAGCCAATTTTAGTTACGGAACGCTTTCGCAATTGTCAGGGCGATCGCCTCGCGTCTAGACAAGCTGTGAGCGATTTGACAAAAGATTTACAGGTTGCTTTGGAGAAGATGATTAGTTGA